The following proteins come from a genomic window of Pyxidicoccus sp. MSG2:
- a CDS encoding ABC transporter ATP-binding protein has translation MLRALLGRWRSSLRLLRPAHVEPERAKISVAQLGHQYANKVVALQNVDLNVRSGEFVCLLGPSGCGKSTLLYALAGQVTPTGGTVRIDGKSIHGPGPERLLMFQEAALFPWLTVRGNITFALGAKGVPRSERRERADMYIRRVQLTGFEDTLPHQLSGGMKMRASLARALAMDPAVLLMDEPFGSLDAQTRIHMQELLQSIWLRTGKTVVFVTHDVHEALMLGTRVVLMAPRPGRVVRDLEVHLPMPRQPEDAGLNEMVRHLRGLLRDVEEPARAEATTRRTPERTSARHTLPADGMPRPAR, from the coding sequence ATGCTACGTGCGCTCCTCGGACGATGGCGAAGCTCGCTGCGCCTGCTCCGGCCGGCACATGTGGAGCCGGAGCGCGCGAAGATTTCCGTCGCCCAGCTCGGCCACCAGTACGCCAACAAGGTCGTGGCCCTCCAGAACGTGGACCTCAACGTCCGCTCGGGCGAGTTCGTCTGTCTGCTGGGACCGTCCGGCTGCGGCAAGTCCACGCTCCTCTACGCGCTGGCGGGCCAGGTGACGCCCACCGGCGGCACCGTGCGCATCGACGGGAAGTCCATCCACGGCCCCGGGCCGGAGCGGCTCCTGATGTTCCAGGAGGCGGCCCTGTTCCCGTGGCTCACCGTGCGCGGCAACATCACCTTCGCGCTCGGCGCCAAGGGCGTGCCGCGCTCCGAGCGCCGCGAGCGGGCGGACATGTACATCCGCCGCGTGCAGCTCACCGGCTTCGAGGACACCCTGCCCCACCAGCTGTCCGGCGGCATGAAGATGCGCGCCTCGCTGGCCCGCGCGCTCGCCATGGACCCGGCCGTGCTCCTGATGGACGAGCCCTTCGGCTCGCTGGACGCGCAGACGCGCATCCACATGCAGGAATTGCTTCAGTCCATCTGGCTGCGCACCGGCAAGACGGTGGTGTTCGTCACCCACGACGTGCACGAGGCGCTGATGCTCGGCACCCGCGTGGTGCTGATGGCGCCCCGGCCCGGCCGCGTCGTCCGGGATTTGGAGGTCCACCTGCCCATGCCGCGTCAGCCGGAGGACGCCGGGCTGAACGAGATGGTGCGGCACCTGCGGGGCCTGCTGCGCGACGTGGAGGAGCCCGCGCGCGCGGAAGCCACCACCCGGCGGACGCCCGAGCGCACCTCCGCGCGCCACACCCTTCCCGCTGATGGAATGCCCCGCCCCGCGAGGTAG